A part of Rhodohalobacter barkolensis genomic DNA contains:
- a CDS encoding REP-associated tyrosine transposase, translating to MPPSRYRVYNTNYPYFITSSLVEGYPIFSNPLAAQVILDALEFIQNKRSTTVYAYVIMENHIHMIVQNDKLPQQIQAFKSWTARAIVDLFSVNRHTFQLYKLRKSKNPSHTDSVHQLWQKGFCPKQIFSDEMMIQKIEYIHNNPVKRGFVDNPEDWRYSSMRNYLGLESLIPVTLFEL from the coding sequence ATGCCGCCATCAAGATACCGTGTATACAATACAAACTATCCATATTTCATCACGAGCAGTTTAGTGGAAGGGTATCCAATTTTCTCAAATCCCCTGGCAGCACAGGTTATTCTGGATGCTCTCGAATTTATTCAAAACAAAAGAAGCACAACCGTTTATGCATATGTAATTATGGAGAATCATATACATATGATTGTTCAGAATGATAAACTCCCACAGCAAATACAGGCTTTTAAATCCTGGACGGCAAGAGCCATTGTTGATCTCTTTTCAGTAAACAGACATACCTTTCAACTCTACAAACTTAGAAAATCCAAAAATCCTTCTCATACCGATTCAGTACATCAGTTATGGCAGAAGGGTTTTTGTCCCAAGCAAATATTCAGTGATGAAATGATGATTCAGAAAATTGAGTATATCCATAATAACCCCGTAAAACGGGGATTTGTAGATAATCCTGAAGATTGGAGGTATTCATCAATGCGTAACTATCTGGGATTGGAGTCATTAATACCGGTTACTCTATTTGAACTTTGA